Proteins from one Halovivax limisalsi genomic window:
- a CDS encoding TATA-box-binding protein has product MTDPKDTINIENVVASTGIGQELDLQSVAMDLEGADYDPEQFPGLVYRTQNPKSAALIFRSGKIVCTGAKSTDDVHESLRIVFDKLRELQIQVNEDPEIVVQNIVTSADLGRNLNLNAIAIGLGLENIEYEPEQFPGLVYRLDEPEVVALLFGSGKLVITGGKKPEDAEHAVDKIVSRLEDLGLLE; this is encoded by the coding sequence ATGACGGATCCGAAGGACACCATCAACATCGAGAACGTGGTGGCGTCGACCGGCATCGGGCAGGAACTCGACCTCCAGAGCGTCGCGATGGACCTCGAGGGGGCCGACTACGACCCCGAGCAGTTCCCCGGTCTCGTCTACCGCACCCAGAATCCCAAGTCCGCGGCACTCATCTTTCGCTCCGGGAAGATCGTCTGCACCGGCGCGAAGAGCACCGACGACGTCCACGAGAGCCTGCGCATCGTCTTCGACAAACTGCGCGAACTCCAGATTCAGGTCAACGAGGACCCGGAGATCGTCGTCCAGAACATCGTCACCTCCGCGGACCTCGGCCGCAACCTCAACCTGAACGCGATCGCGATCGGGCTCGGTCTGGAGAACATCGAGTACGAACCCGAGCAGTTCCCCGGCCTCGTCTACCGCCTCGACGAGCCCGAAGTCGTCGCGCTGCTGTTCGGCTCGGGTAAGCTCGTCATCACCGGCGGCAAGAAACCCGAAGACGCCGAACACGCCGTCGACAAGATCGTCTCGCGCCTCGAGGACCTCGGCCTGCTCGAGTAA